From Anaerolineae bacterium, the proteins below share one genomic window:
- a CDS encoding flippase-like domain-containing protein, with product MKRGHLLLGVAISAGFLYLALRGLHLDEVLAALGRANYWWLLPGVAVYFVGVWVRAWRWHYLLRPLKAIPTRTMFPIVTIGYMGNNIYPARAGEVLRAVVLKRREGVPISASLVTILVERVYDGVVMLGFVFLNLPRLAALGGDSGFVGSIRDLALWGSGAFFGVLALFLLAAMFPQRAEQVLHGMARRLPQGIREKTLGLGLRFLQGLESLRSPREALMVFVTSVLIWLLETGKYWFVMHAFPFQVDFFTLMLMNGIVNLATTLPSAPGYVGTFDTPGIAVLRAAEVAGEVAAAYTLVLHAALWLPITALGGYYALREGIQTTGYAEAAE from the coding sequence ATGAAACGCGGACATCTCCTGCTTGGCGTCGCCATCAGCGCGGGGTTCCTCTACCTGGCCCTGCGCGGCCTTCATCTGGACGAAGTGCTCGCTGCGCTGGGTCGGGCCAACTACTGGTGGCTGCTCCCCGGCGTGGCCGTGTACTTCGTGGGCGTGTGGGTGCGCGCCTGGCGATGGCACTATCTGCTGCGCCCGCTCAAGGCCATCCCCACGCGCACCATGTTCCCCATCGTGACCATCGGCTACATGGGCAACAACATCTACCCCGCCCGCGCCGGGGAAGTGCTCCGCGCCGTGGTGCTCAAGCGGCGCGAAGGCGTGCCCATCTCCGCCTCGCTGGTCACCATTTTGGTAGAGCGGGTGTACGACGGCGTGGTCATGCTCGGTTTCGTCTTCCTCAACCTGCCCCGGCTGGCTGCCCTCGGCGGCGACTCGGGCTTCGTGGGCAGCATCCGCGACTTGGCCCTCTGGGGCAGCGGTGCCTTCTTTGGGGTGCTGGCCCTCTTCCTGCTGGCGGCCATGTTCCCCCAACGGGCCGAGCAGGTGCTCCATGGGATGGCCCGACGCCTTCCCCAAGGGATCCGGGAAAAGACCCTCGGCCTGGGGTTGCGCTTCCTGCAAGGGCTGGAATCCCTGCGCTCGCCGCGGGAGGCCCTGATGGTCTTCGTCACCTCGGTGCTGATCTGGCTGTTGGAGACGGGCAAATACTGGTTCGTGATGCACGCCTTCCCTTTCCAGGTGGATTTCTTCACCCTGATGTTGATGAACGGCATCGTAAACCTGGCCACCACGCTACCCTCGGCGCCGGGGTATGTAGGGACCTTCGACACTCCGGGGATCGCCGTCTTGCGCGCGGCTGAGGTGGCGGGCGAGGTGGCGGCAGCCTACACGCTGGTATTGCACGCCGCCTTGTGGCTGCCCATTACCGCCCTGGGCGGCTACTACGCCCTGCGTGAGGGCATTCAGACCACCGGGTACGCGGAGGCAGCCGAATGA
- a CDS encoding biotin--[acetyl-CoA-carboxylase] ligase, translated as MQEMPPFPPPEDLRWALRGLPLSAWWYFPAVGSTNAVALTWAEAGAPDGCLVLADEQTQGRGRLGRRWYTPPGAALAFTVLLRPLPDEVPALSRWAVWGGLAVALALERQWGVRPRLKWPNDVLLEGRKVAGVLAETLWQGDRPRAVALGIGVNLAPQAVPPEAWLDFPAGCVADAVGRPVARWAFLRFVLETLLAWRTRVPTKAFLEAWEARLAYRGQPVQATLPGGEWVQGVVEGLTSQGALRLRLPSGAVRVLRDTVTHLRPIAEEA; from the coding sequence ATGCAAGAGATGCCGCCGTTTCCGCCGCCGGAGGATCTGCGTTGGGCGTTGCGAGGCCTGCCGCTGAGCGCTTGGTGGTACTTCCCCGCCGTGGGCTCGACCAACGCTGTGGCGCTGACCTGGGCCGAAGCCGGGGCGCCTGACGGTTGTCTGGTGTTGGCCGACGAGCAAACCCAGGGCCGGGGCCGGTTGGGGCGTCGGTGGTATACGCCGCCCGGCGCGGCCCTGGCCTTCACCGTGCTCTTGCGCCCTTTGCCGGACGAGGTGCCTGCGCTGTCCCGGTGGGCGGTCTGGGGCGGGTTGGCCGTGGCCCTGGCGCTGGAAAGGCAATGGGGGGTGCGCCCGCGGCTCAAGTGGCCCAACGATGTGCTCCTCGAGGGACGCAAGGTGGCGGGGGTGTTGGCCGAGACGCTGTGGCAGGGCGACCGGCCTCGGGCGGTGGCCTTAGGGATTGGCGTGAACCTTGCACCGCAGGCGGTGCCGCCAGAGGCCTGGCTCGACTTCCCTGCGGGTTGTGTGGCCGATGCCGTGGGCCGACCGGTGGCGCGCTGGGCGTTTTTGCGGTTTGTTTTGGAGACCTTGCTGGCCTGGCGGACCAGGGTGCCCACCAAGGCCTTTCTGGAGGCCTGGGAGGCGCGGCTGGCTTATCGCGGCCAGCCGGTGCAAGCCACTCTGCCCGGCGGCGAATGGGTACAGGGTGTGGTGGAAGGGCTCACTTCCCAGGGCGCCTTGCGCCTGCGGCTCCCTTCGGGCGCGGTGCGCGTGCTCCGGGATACGGTGACTCACCTGCGCCCCATAGCGGAGGAGGCGTAG
- a CDS encoding NAD(P)/FAD-dependent oxidoreductase, giving the protein MNIAIVGAGVAGMSAAYDLLRAGHQVTLYEADAQVGGLAGGFKAPHWDWSMEKFYHHWFASDQHILGLIRELGWEDKVRFPRPVTVVYHQGKFYPFDSPFAVLRYPGLRWPDKVRFGLVGLYLRLTPRWQPLERHTAHEWLRRTLGERAYTALWEPLLVGKFGRHYREVNMAWFWARLHARTPRLGTFEGGFQAFLDAFAGRLRRMGAEIRLRTPVERILPEPKGTGRGLQVVPAPASGATPQTYHQVLVTVSPAGMAHMAPTLPADYLEGLLKLRSLGAVVLILALKQRLSREGYYWYNIPKATGFPFLALVEHTNFLSAAHFGGDHIVYCGDYLDPEHEYFRLSKEELLEHFLPALQRINPDFRPDWVRGVWLFRAKYAQPVPLVNHSRHIPAIRTPLPGLYFASMSQVYPWDRGTNFAVEIGRRAARMMLEDHGDSAA; this is encoded by the coding sequence ATGAACATCGCCATCGTCGGCGCTGGCGTGGCCGGCATGAGTGCGGCCTATGACCTGCTTCGCGCCGGACATCAAGTGACCCTGTACGAAGCCGACGCCCAGGTGGGCGGGCTGGCCGGGGGATTCAAAGCCCCCCACTGGGACTGGTCCATGGAGAAGTTCTACCACCACTGGTTCGCTTCGGACCAGCACATCCTCGGGCTGATTCGGGAGTTGGGTTGGGAGGACAAGGTACGTTTCCCTCGACCGGTGACCGTGGTTTACCACCAGGGGAAGTTCTATCCTTTTGATTCGCCCTTTGCCGTGCTCCGCTACCCCGGCCTGCGCTGGCCCGACAAGGTGCGCTTCGGCCTGGTGGGGCTCTACCTGCGCCTCACCCCCCGCTGGCAACCTCTGGAACGCCACACGGCCCACGAGTGGCTGCGCCGCACCTTAGGCGAACGCGCCTATACGGCGCTCTGGGAGCCTCTGCTGGTGGGCAAGTTCGGGCGTCATTACCGCGAGGTGAACATGGCCTGGTTCTGGGCCCGCCTGCACGCCCGCACGCCGCGCTTAGGCACCTTCGAGGGCGGCTTTCAGGCCTTTTTGGACGCCTTTGCCGGGCGCCTGCGGCGGATGGGGGCGGAAATTCGCCTCCGAACCCCCGTGGAGCGCATCCTGCCGGAGCCCAAGGGGACCGGCCGCGGCCTGCAGGTCGTGCCCGCCCCGGCGTCAGGGGCCACGCCCCAAACCTACCACCAAGTGCTGGTCACCGTGTCCCCGGCGGGAATGGCCCACATGGCCCCAACCCTGCCCGCGGATTATCTGGAAGGCCTGCTTAAGCTGAGGAGCCTGGGGGCAGTGGTGCTCATCCTGGCCCTCAAACAGCGTCTCTCGCGCGAGGGGTACTACTGGTACAACATTCCCAAGGCCACTGGCTTCCCCTTCCTGGCCCTGGTGGAGCACACCAACTTCCTCTCCGCCGCCCACTTCGGCGGCGACCACATCGTGTACTGCGGCGATTATCTGGACCCCGAACACGAATACTTCCGCCTGAGCAAAGAGGAACTGTTGGAGCATTTTCTGCCCGCGCTGCAACGCATCAACCCCGACTTTCGGCCCGACTGGGTGCGGGGCGTCTGGCTGTTCCGCGCCAAGTACGCGCAGCCGGTGCCGCTGGTGAACCACTCACGCCACATCCCTGCCATCCGCACCCCCTTGCCGGGGCTGTATTTTGCCAGCATGTCCCAGGTCTATCCCTGGGACCGAGGGACCAACTTCGCGGTGGAAATCGGCCGCCGGGCCGCGCGGATGATGCTGGAAGACCACGGCGACTCCGCCGCGTAG
- the cydC gene encoding thiol reductant ABC exporter subunit CydC, whose product MVTATSLTPLPPVFAGHPLPSLGKGGEKSGERGDIPLGPAQVGPPGPDAEPQGKGPILRRLLGFLRGYEGWVALSVLLGAFTIGANVSLMGTSAWLIAMAALHPDLAALQVAIVGVRFFGISRAVFRYAERLVSHNVTFLLLARLRVWFYRRIEPLAPARLMTYRAGDLLARVVGDVETLENLYVRVVAPVLVAGLTALGVGLFLAAYGPQLAVVALVAFVTAGALLPWVVRHLSRGSGQRLVALRGQLSALLVGGIQGLADLLAYDRAAAHGERIAQVDEAYARAQRRLALLSAAHTGLSGLLADLALWGVVVLSIPLVREGRIGGVMLGALGLLTLAAFEAATPLPAAAQMWESVRTAAARLFEVVDVGPHPSPLSAAPLPRDAAFPPSLSPRERERGSEGGGARALPPALDIRDLTFTYPGSDQPALRGVSLRVPQGAAIGIVGPSGAGKTTIANLLLRFWDYEQGEIRLGGISLKALDPDEVRAHFAVVSQQTYLFNATVWENLRLAKPDATQEEIEAAARRARIHEVILRLPQGYDTYIGEQGMRLSGGERQRIAIARALLKDAPILLLDEPTAHLDPVTEQQVLEALFVAMEGRTTIWITHRLLAMDRLDEILVLDHGRIVERGTHASLLAQGGLYRRLWELQHRRFLGV is encoded by the coding sequence ATGGTGACGGCTACGAGTCTCACCCCACTCCCGCCCGTCTTCGCCGGGCATCCCCTTCCCTCCCTTGGCAAGGGTGGGGAGAAGAGTGGGGAGAGAGGAGATATCCCCCTGGGGCCCGCCCAGGTCGGACCCCCTGGGCCCGATGCCGAACCCCAGGGGAAAGGGCCCATCCTGAGGCGGTTGTTGGGCTTCCTGCGCGGGTATGAAGGCTGGGTTGCTCTCTCGGTGCTCCTGGGCGCCTTCACCATCGGGGCCAATGTGTCCTTGATGGGCACTTCGGCCTGGTTGATCGCCATGGCTGCCCTGCACCCTGATTTGGCCGCATTGCAGGTGGCCATCGTGGGCGTGCGCTTTTTCGGCATTAGCCGGGCGGTGTTCCGCTACGCCGAGCGGTTGGTCTCTCACAATGTGACCTTTTTGCTGCTGGCCCGGCTGCGGGTGTGGTTCTACCGCCGCATCGAGCCTCTGGCCCCGGCCCGGCTGATGACTTATCGTGCCGGGGACCTGCTGGCCCGCGTGGTGGGCGATGTGGAGACGTTGGAAAACCTGTATGTGCGGGTGGTGGCGCCGGTGCTGGTGGCCGGGTTGACCGCCCTGGGCGTGGGGCTTTTTCTAGCCGCCTATGGCCCGCAATTGGCTGTGGTGGCTTTAGTGGCCTTTGTCACCGCCGGGGCGCTGTTGCCCTGGGTGGTGCGTCACCTCAGCCGGGGGTCGGGGCAGCGGTTGGTCGCCCTGCGCGGCCAACTCAGCGCCCTGCTGGTGGGCGGCATTCAGGGCTTGGCCGACCTGTTGGCCTACGACCGGGCAGCGGCCCACGGGGAGCGCATCGCCCAGGTGGACGAGGCCTACGCCCGCGCCCAGCGCCGCTTAGCCTTGCTCAGCGCGGCCCATACCGGCCTGAGCGGCCTGCTGGCCGACCTGGCCTTGTGGGGCGTGGTGGTGCTGAGCATCCCCCTGGTGCGCGAGGGGCGCATCGGGGGAGTGATGCTGGGCGCTTTAGGGTTGCTCACCCTGGCCGCCTTCGAGGCCGCTACTCCCCTGCCCGCGGCGGCCCAGATGTGGGAGAGCGTGCGCACCGCTGCCGCTCGTCTCTTTGAGGTGGTGGATGTGGGCCCTCACCCCTCTCCCCTGTCCGCTGCCCCGCTGCCGCGCGACGCGGCCTTCCCCCCTTCCCTTTCCCCCAGGGAAAGGGAAAGGGGGAGCGAGGGGGGAGGAGCGAGGGCGTTGCCCCCCGCCCTCGACATCCGTGACCTCACCTTCACCTACCCCGGCAGCGACCAACCGGCCTTGCGCGGGGTATCGCTGCGCGTGCCCCAGGGCGCGGCCATCGGCATCGTCGGCCCCAGCGGTGCGGGCAAGACCACCATCGCTAACCTGCTGCTTCGCTTTTGGGATTATGAGCAGGGGGAGATTCGTTTGGGCGGGATAAGCCTCAAGGCTTTGGATCCCGACGAAGTGCGAGCGCACTTTGCCGTGGTGTCGCAGCAAACCTATTTGTTCAACGCCACGGTGTGGGAGAACCTGCGCTTGGCCAAACCCGACGCCACCCAGGAGGAAATCGAAGCCGCGGCCCGCCGCGCCCGCATCCATGAGGTCATCCTGCGCCTGCCCCAGGGATACGACACCTACATCGGCGAGCAGGGGATGCGCCTATCGGGCGGGGAACGCCAGCGTATCGCCATCGCCCGCGCGCTGCTCAAGGACGCGCCCATCCTGCTGCTGGACGAACCTACCGCCCACCTCGACCCGGTAACCGAGCAGCAGGTGCTGGAGGCCCTGTTCGTGGCGATGGAGGGCCGCACCACGATCTGGATCACCCACCGCCTGCTGGCGATGGACCGCCTGGACGAGATTCTGGTGCTCGACCACGGGCGCATCGTCGAGCGGGGCACCCATGCGTCCTTGCTGGCCCAGGGCGGCCTCTACCGCCGCCTGTGGGAACTGCAACACAGGCGGTTTTTGGGGGTGTGA
- the gyrA gene encoding DNA gyrase subunit A: protein MEATSTNLGHVQSVDITEEMRSAYLDYAMSVIVARALPDARDGLKPVQRRILYAMHDMGLRANSAYKKSARIVGEVLGKYHPHGDQAVYEAMVRMAQDFSMRYPLVDGQGNFGSIDGDAPAAMRYTEARLSHLAEEMLADLDKDTVDFIDNFDGSLQEPVVLPSRIPNLLMNGASGIAVGMATNIPPHNLRELVDALVYLIDRWDNLDEVGVDDLMAFVKGPDFPTGGIIVGADAIKQAYTSGRGKITVRGVARIEEGKGGRYRIVITQIPYQVNKASLIERIAHLVRTGRIDAISDLRDESDRRGMSIVIELKRGTQPRKVLNQLYKHTPLQTTFGVQMLALVEGEPRLLSLKRAMVVYIEHRREVIRRRSAYELDKARKRAHILEGYLIALANLDAVIETIRRSPDAETAKERLMERFHLTEVQAQAILDMPLRRLAALERQKIEDEYRSTQERIAYLEDLLAHPKKVLQVIREDLLDVAERYGDERRTKIAAQATGEIREEDLVQDEPVLISLTQKGYIKRVPTRTFRAQGRGGRGVMGHTTRDEDEVILLLPARTLYTVLFFTDRGKVYSVKAYQIPEAGRTGKGVPIVHLLPLLPGEQVTAAVPVPDFAAAEYCFMTTRRGRVKRVRLEEFAAVRPSGLIAITLADDDALGWVRLTKGDDEIILVTERGQALRFHESEVRPMSRQAAGVTGIRLHPGDALAAMEVVEPKGDLLVVTAQGYGKRTPLSEYPRKSRATGGVRTIDVHALDKIGPIVAARVVQEADDLTLISANGVVLRTKVRQIKRAGRATRGVRLMNLQSGDAVASVARLAAHLLNNRTKGPQAA, encoded by the coding sequence ATGGAAGCGACTTCCACGAACCTTGGGCATGTTCAATCGGTCGACATCACCGAAGAGATGCGCTCGGCCTATCTGGACTACGCCATGAGCGTCATCGTGGCCCGGGCGCTGCCCGACGCTCGCGATGGCCTCAAACCGGTCCAGCGGCGCATCCTCTACGCCATGCACGACATGGGCCTGCGGGCCAACAGCGCCTACAAAAAATCGGCCCGTATCGTCGGCGAGGTGCTGGGCAAGTACCACCCCCATGGCGACCAGGCCGTGTACGAGGCCATGGTGCGCATGGCCCAGGACTTCTCCATGCGCTACCCCCTGGTAGACGGCCAGGGCAACTTCGGCTCCATCGACGGCGACGCCCCGGCGGCCATGCGCTACACCGAAGCCCGCCTCAGTCATCTGGCCGAGGAGATGCTGGCCGACCTGGACAAAGACACCGTGGACTTCATCGACAACTTCGACGGCTCCCTCCAGGAGCCGGTGGTGCTCCCCTCGCGCATCCCCAACCTGCTGATGAACGGCGCGTCGGGGATCGCCGTGGGCATGGCAACGAACATCCCGCCCCACAACCTGCGCGAACTGGTGGACGCCCTGGTCTACCTCATCGACCGCTGGGACAACCTGGATGAGGTGGGGGTAGACGACCTGATGGCCTTCGTCAAAGGCCCCGACTTCCCCACAGGGGGTATCATCGTGGGCGCCGACGCCATCAAGCAGGCCTACACCTCCGGCCGGGGCAAGATCACCGTGCGCGGCGTGGCCCGCATCGAAGAGGGCAAGGGCGGGCGCTATCGCATCGTCATCACGCAGATTCCCTATCAGGTCAACAAGGCCTCGCTCATCGAGCGCATCGCCCACCTGGTGCGCACCGGGCGCATCGACGCCATCAGCGACCTGCGCGACGAATCGGACCGCCGGGGGATGAGCATCGTCATCGAACTCAAACGCGGCACCCAACCCCGCAAGGTGCTCAACCAACTCTACAAGCACACGCCTTTGCAGACCACCTTCGGCGTGCAGATGCTGGCTCTGGTGGAGGGCGAACCGCGCCTGCTTTCGCTCAAGCGGGCCATGGTGGTGTACATCGAGCACCGCCGCGAGGTCATCCGTCGGCGCTCGGCTTACGAACTGGACAAGGCCCGCAAGCGCGCCCACATCCTCGAAGGCTACCTCATCGCCCTGGCCAACCTGGACGCGGTCATCGAAACCATCCGTCGCTCCCCCGACGCCGAGACGGCCAAAGAACGCCTGATGGAACGCTTCCACCTCACCGAGGTTCAGGCCCAGGCCATCCTGGACATGCCACTGCGCCGCTTGGCCGCCCTGGAACGCCAGAAAATCGAGGACGAATACCGCAGCACCCAGGAACGCATCGCTTACCTGGAAGACCTGTTGGCCCACCCCAAGAAGGTGCTTCAGGTCATCCGGGAGGACCTGCTCGATGTGGCGGAACGCTACGGGGACGAGCGACGCACCAAAATCGCGGCGCAGGCCACCGGCGAGATCCGGGAAGAAGATCTGGTGCAGGACGAACCCGTGCTCATCAGCCTGACGCAAAAGGGCTACATCAAGCGCGTGCCCACCCGCACCTTCCGCGCCCAGGGCCGGGGCGGACGCGGCGTGATGGGACACACCACCCGCGACGAAGACGAGGTGATCCTGCTGCTCCCGGCGCGCACGCTATACACCGTGCTCTTCTTCACCGACCGGGGCAAGGTGTACTCGGTCAAAGCCTACCAGATTCCCGAAGCCGGTCGCACGGGGAAAGGCGTGCCCATTGTCCATCTGCTGCCCCTGCTGCCCGGTGAGCAGGTGACCGCCGCCGTGCCCGTGCCCGATTTCGCGGCCGCCGAATACTGCTTCATGACCACCCGGCGAGGCCGCGTCAAACGGGTGCGGCTGGAGGAGTTCGCCGCAGTGCGCCCCTCCGGCCTGATCGCCATCACCCTGGCCGACGACGATGCCTTAGGCTGGGTGCGGCTGACCAAAGGCGACGACGAGATCATCCTGGTCACCGAGCGCGGTCAGGCGCTGCGCTTCCACGAAAGCGAGGTCCGGCCCATGAGCCGCCAGGCCGCCGGAGTGACCGGCATCCGCCTGCACCCGGGCGACGCCCTGGCAGCCATGGAGGTCGTCGAACCCAAAGGCGACCTGCTGGTGGTCACCGCCCAGGGGTACGGCAAACGCACCCCATTGAGCGAATACCCGCGCAAGAGTCGCGCCACAGGCGGTGTGCGCACCATCGATGTCCACGCGCTGGACAAAATCGGCCCCATCGTGGCCGCCCGGGTGGTTCAGGAAGCCGACGACCTCACCCTCATCTCGGCCAACGGCGTGGTGCTGCGCACCAAAGTCAGGCAGATCAAACGCGCCGGTCGGGCCACGCGCGGCGTGCGGTTGATGAACCTGCAATCCGGCGACGCGGTGGCATCGGTCGCCCGTCTGGCCGCTCATTTGTTGAACAACCGAACCAAAGGCCCTCAGGCCGCCTGA